In Achromobacter xylosoxidans A8, a single window of DNA contains:
- a CDS encoding IS5 family transposase — translation MQLSFGDAEHTGKRKKTRREIFLAEMEQVVPWNALLALIAPHYPKMGQRGRQPYALATMLRIHFLQQWYALSDPAMEEALYDTAVMRRFARLSGLDNIPDETTIFSFRRLLETHDLAPQLLERVNAHLARKGQSLKAGTIVDATIIAAPSSTKNRDGKRDPEMHQTKKGNQWHFGMKAHIGVDEESGLVHHVECTAANVNDVTQVHKLLHGKEDTICGDSGYTGADKREELQGVEAAFWIAEKPSKLRAMKNKRDRKYAERWEHFKASLRAKVEHPFRVVKRQFGYTKVRYRGLAKNTAQVLTLFALSNLWMARRRLLLPTG, via the coding sequence ATGCAGCTGAGCTTCGGGGACGCGGAACACACGGGCAAGCGGAAGAAGACGCGACGCGAGATCTTCCTGGCGGAGATGGAGCAGGTTGTGCCGTGGAACGCATTGCTGGCGCTGATCGCACCGCACTACCCGAAGATGGGCCAGCGTGGCCGGCAGCCGTACGCGCTGGCGACGATGCTGCGCATCCACTTCCTGCAGCAGTGGTACGCGCTCAGTGACCCGGCCATGGAAGAGGCGCTGTACGACACGGCGGTGATGCGCCGCTTCGCCCGCCTCAGCGGGCTGGACAACATTCCGGACGAGACCACGATCTTCAGCTTCCGCCGGCTGCTGGAGACGCATGATCTGGCGCCGCAGCTCCTGGAGCGCGTGAACGCGCACCTGGCGCGCAAGGGCCAGAGCTTGAAGGCCGGCACGATCGTGGACGCCACGATCATCGCGGCGCCGAGTTCGACCAAGAACAGGGACGGCAAGCGCGATCCGGAGATGCACCAGACGAAGAAGGGCAACCAGTGGCACTTCGGGATGAAGGCGCACATTGGCGTGGACGAGGAGTCGGGCCTGGTGCACCACGTGGAGTGCACGGCGGCGAACGTCAACGACGTGACGCAGGTGCACAAGCTGCTGCACGGCAAGGAAGACACAATCTGCGGCGACAGCGGCTACACGGGCGCGGACAAGCGCGAGGAGCTGCAAGGCGTGGAGGCTGCGTTCTGGATCGCGGAGAAGCCGTCGAAGCTTCGTGCGATGAAGAACAAGCGTGATCGCAAATACGCCGAACGCTGGGAGCACTTCAAGGCCAGCCTGCGGGCGAAGGTGGAGCATCCGTTCCGAGTGGTGAAGCGGCAGTTCGGTTACACCAAGGTGCGCTATCGCGGGTTGGCGAAGAACACGGCGCAGGTGTTGACGCTGTTCGCGCTGTCGAATCTGTGGATGGCGCGGCGACGTCTGTTGCTGCCGACGGGGTAA
- a CDS encoding TolC family protein translates to MRLHRLKAISIALAGSALVSPVAYALDFAEARLIAEQQSPRISAQQLQVNVAESVQKAAGSLPDPKLSLGIENYPISGMDRWSMTRESMTMQRLALMQEVPNRAKRDAQVASAQARVDRERAALVLQRLQIRQELSLAWIAAQAVEQREILLTELLAENQRLQDSLPARVAGGTAQTGDLLVAQQEALTLTDRRDDLQRDRAKARAALRRWVGSRADEALQGDPGPLTHPVAQLRTELANHAELELYPAMQSMARAESREAQSETRGDWAWEIAYSRRDRRWGDMVSFQVTFDLPWQKDRRQVPMIEAKRHELERLDAEREDVARRHLQELDDSAAELQALNSQIDRLQTAGLQLVRNRAALALSNYRSAKGDLSAVLSARAQVLETRMRLIDLGAQRDSLVARLNSLIAD, encoded by the coding sequence ATGCGATTGCATCGTCTGAAAGCTATCAGCATCGCGTTGGCAGGCAGTGCGCTTGTTTCGCCTGTGGCCTACGCCCTCGATTTTGCTGAGGCACGCCTTATCGCGGAGCAGCAGAGCCCGCGCATAAGCGCGCAGCAGTTGCAGGTCAACGTCGCCGAATCCGTGCAGAAGGCAGCAGGCTCGCTGCCCGACCCCAAGCTCTCGCTCGGCATCGAAAACTATCCCATCAGCGGCATGGATCGCTGGAGCATGACGCGCGAATCCATGACGATGCAGCGCCTGGCGCTCATGCAGGAAGTGCCCAACAGGGCCAAGCGCGACGCCCAGGTCGCCAGTGCGCAGGCGCGTGTGGATCGAGAGCGCGCGGCGCTGGTTTTGCAGCGATTGCAGATCCGCCAGGAACTCAGCCTGGCGTGGATCGCCGCGCAGGCGGTGGAGCAACGGGAGATACTGCTGACGGAACTGCTCGCGGAGAACCAGCGCCTGCAAGACAGTCTCCCCGCTCGCGTCGCCGGCGGCACGGCCCAGACTGGCGACCTGTTGGTCGCGCAACAGGAGGCGCTGACACTCACGGACCGCCGTGACGATCTACAGCGGGACCGGGCCAAGGCCAGGGCCGCATTGCGGCGCTGGGTGGGCTCCAGGGCCGACGAAGCACTGCAAGGCGATCCAGGCCCGCTCACTCACCCCGTCGCGCAACTGCGCACAGAACTGGCGAATCACGCGGAGCTTGAACTCTATCCGGCGATGCAAAGCATGGCCCGGGCCGAGTCCCGCGAAGCCCAATCAGAGACCCGCGGCGATTGGGCCTGGGAGATTGCCTATAGCCGGCGGGATCGCCGATGGGGCGACATGGTGTCATTCCAGGTGACATTCGATCTGCCATGGCAGAAGGATCGACGCCAAGTGCCCATGATCGAGGCAAAACGGCACGAGTTGGAGCGTCTGGACGCCGAACGCGAAGACGTGGCGCGGCGTCATTTGCAGGAGCTGGACGACAGCGCCGCCGAACTCCAAGCGTTGAACAGCCAGATCGACCGCCTGCAGACCGCAGGCTTGCAGCTGGTACGGAACCGAGCGGCGCTTGCGTTGAGCAACTACCGATCCGCCAAGGGGGACCTGAGCGCTGTGCTCAGTGCACGCGCCCAGGTACTGGAGACGCGCATGCGTCTGATCGACCTCGGAGCGCAGCGCGACAGCCTCGTCGCCCGACTGAACAGCCTGATCGCGGACTGA
- a CDS encoding efflux RND transporter periplasmic adaptor subunit, whose amino-acid sequence MNTSSRNILAGLTLIAAGIAVGWSVAQWRAGHLSGSPAATIASAPTERKVLYWYDPMVPAQKFDKPGKSPYMDMALMPKYADEDTQDSTGLSVSAQAVQALGLRTTEVVQGKIGADVNVVGTVLLNDRDVSIVQARTAGFVERVYARAAGDVIAAGAPLPDLLLPEWIAAQREFLSVRAMGDAPLTAAARQRLLLLGMPQALIAQVERTGEPKGLYTVTTPQGGLVAELMVRQGMTVSAGESLARVNGLATVWIEAAVPEAQSGPLQVGQTAQVRLAAFPGEVLQARIVSILPEANRDTRTVRVRLEMANPGQRLKAGMSGQIALKGNEQPALLVPSEAVIRTGKRALAYVVDGPGKFHPVEVQVGAEVGDQLVVNGGLAAGQQVVASAQFLIDSEASLRGVLPAGAAASAPASPHNGHGTSSPPAAATNAFVVRGVIEEMSPTELTLAHEAVPALQWPAMTMGFKLSSPQLAAGLSVRQQVRFTFSKQGEDYVITAIEKVQP is encoded by the coding sequence ATGAACACCTCTTCGAGAAACATCCTTGCCGGCTTGACGCTGATTGCTGCCGGTATTGCCGTTGGATGGAGCGTCGCCCAATGGCGCGCCGGCCACCTCAGCGGCTCCCCCGCTGCCACCATTGCAAGTGCTCCGACCGAGCGCAAGGTGCTGTATTGGTACGACCCGATGGTGCCGGCCCAGAAGTTCGACAAGCCCGGCAAATCGCCCTACATGGACATGGCGTTGATGCCGAAGTACGCAGATGAAGACACTCAGGACAGCACGGGCCTGAGCGTGTCGGCGCAAGCGGTGCAAGCCCTGGGCCTGCGTACAACCGAAGTCGTGCAAGGCAAGATCGGCGCAGATGTGAACGTCGTGGGCACCGTGCTGCTCAACGACCGCGACGTCAGCATCGTGCAGGCGCGGACCGCTGGCTTCGTCGAGCGTGTCTACGCACGGGCTGCGGGCGACGTGATCGCAGCAGGGGCACCGCTGCCTGACCTATTGCTGCCGGAGTGGATCGCCGCACAGCGCGAGTTTCTCTCGGTTCGCGCGATGGGCGACGCACCGTTGACCGCAGCTGCCCGCCAACGGCTGCTGCTGCTCGGCATGCCGCAAGCCCTGATCGCCCAGGTGGAGCGCACAGGCGAGCCCAAGGGGCTGTACACGGTCACAACACCTCAAGGCGGCTTGGTGGCCGAACTGATGGTGCGTCAGGGCATGACGGTTTCCGCCGGGGAAAGCCTGGCCCGGGTGAATGGCTTGGCCACGGTGTGGATCGAAGCGGCTGTCCCCGAAGCACAAAGCGGGCCATTGCAGGTCGGCCAAACGGCGCAGGTCCGGCTGGCGGCGTTTCCCGGTGAAGTGCTCCAGGCGCGCATCGTGAGCATCCTGCCCGAAGCCAACCGCGACACCCGTACGGTGCGAGTGCGGCTTGAAATGGCCAATCCCGGCCAGCGCCTGAAGGCCGGCATGTCCGGCCAGATCGCGCTCAAAGGCAACGAACAGCCCGCGCTGCTTGTTCCCAGCGAGGCGGTCATCCGCACCGGCAAGCGCGCACTGGCCTATGTGGTCGATGGACCCGGCAAGTTCCATCCCGTGGAGGTCCAGGTGGGCGCGGAGGTAGGCGATCAACTGGTGGTCAACGGCGGGCTCGCGGCGGGACAGCAGGTGGTGGCCTCGGCGCAGTTCCTGATCGATTCGGAAGCCAGCCTGCGGGGCGTGCTGCCTGCAGGTGCCGCGGCGTCCGCGCCTGCATCGCCGCACAACGGGCACGGCACCTCGTCGCCACCGGCCGCGGCCACCAACGCTTTCGTGGTGCGCGGCGTGATCGAGGAGATGTCGCCCACCGAGCTGACGCTGGCGCACGAGGCCGTGCCAGCCCTCCAATGGCCGGCCATGACCATGGGCTTCAAGCTGAGCAGCCCGCAGCTCGCCGCGGGTCTTTCGGTTCGGCAGCAGGTGCGATTCACCTTCTCCAAGCAAGGTGAGGACTACGTGATCACCGCCATCGAAAAGGTGCAGCCATGA